One genomic window of Deinococcus peraridilitoris DSM 19664 includes the following:
- a CDS encoding GNAT family N-acetyltransferase, with protein sequence MRFFEPRDHDVCLALLDSNTPEFFAPQERADYVRFLCTHRGPYFVLERDGEVVACGGVALYPDDAAGVQLDVDSAGLTWGMVRRDLHAQGLGTALLEARMIWLRTHAPQVKEVRLSTSQFTTKYYARPGFEVTRITHDGFAPGVDAIEMRYVVVPLARP encoded by the coding sequence GTGCGCTTCTTCGAACCTCGTGATCATGATGTGTGTCTTGCTCTGCTGGACAGCAATACACCCGAGTTCTTTGCACCTCAGGAACGTGCAGACTACGTTCGTTTCCTTTGCACACATAGGGGACCTTACTTCGTCCTGGAACGGGATGGAGAAGTCGTGGCGTGCGGTGGCGTGGCTCTCTATCCGGATGATGCAGCTGGGGTGCAGCTCGACGTTGACTCAGCAGGGTTGACATGGGGAATGGTGCGCCGGGACCTGCATGCGCAGGGCCTCGGAACAGCATTGCTCGAAGCACGCATGATCTGGCTCAGGACGCATGCGCCTCAGGTTAAGGAGGTACGCCTCTCCACAAGTCAGTTCACGACGAAGTATTACGCACGACCTGGGTTCGAGGTGACGCGCATCACCCATGATGGGTTCGCACCAGGCGTGGACGCGATCGAAATGCGGTATGTGGTTGTGCCTCTGGCACGACCATAA
- a CDS encoding GIY-YIG nuclease family protein, translated as MTWSADAIRKRALFDGWLAAHLDFLVPLASAGEEIDRRTVQARLTSLVGRQQAPEYVYVLLERRPAEMTPAYIGKALSPRERWTQHLIGLARGTGSYARWRTRLLREGHESVRFDLQLLVVGEPQVQFPPIPDFPMTIGAVEYQLVGLAADAYPLRLLNHEGQTR; from the coding sequence GTGACCTGGTCTGCTGACGCGATCCGCAAGCGCGCCCTCTTCGACGGTTGGTTGGCCGCTCATCTCGACTTCCTGGTACCGCTCGCCTCAGCCGGAGAAGAGATCGACCGTCGAACCGTGCAGGCGCGTTTGACTTCACTGGTGGGTCGCCAACAAGCGCCGGAGTACGTGTACGTGTTGCTGGAAAGGCGACCCGCGGAGATGACACCGGCGTATATCGGCAAGGCCCTTTCACCTCGGGAGCGTTGGACGCAACACCTGATAGGGTTGGCGCGGGGTACGGGCAGTTACGCACGCTGGCGGACACGTCTACTGCGTGAAGGACACGAGTCCGTGCGTTTCGATCTGCAACTGCTGGTGGTGGGGGAACCGCAGGTACAGTTCCCACCCATTCCGGATTTCCCCATGACGATCGGCGCGGTCGAGTACCAGCTGGTGGGCCTCGCGGCAGACGCCTACCCGCTGCGACTGCTGAATCACGAAGGGCAAACGCGATGA
- a CDS encoding IS5/IS1182 family transposase gives MRVKVHKADIQDRSGATLLLDNLKTTFPRMNVVFADMGYSGKLANWMKEELGWKLEIIKHPWSGWQGTWVEVNSPAPAPIEVPAGFVVLKKRWIVERTFAWLGKSRRLAKDDEALVETAEAVVYEVMIRLMLRRLARA, from the coding sequence ATGCGGGTGAAGGTGCACAAGGCTGACATCCAGGACCGATCTGGCGCCACGTTGCTGCTCGATAACCTCAAAACGACGTTTCCCCGCATGAACGTGGTCTTCGCGGACATGGGGTACAGCGGGAAACTCGCGAACTGGATGAAAGAAGAGCTGGGCTGGAAGCTGGAAATCATCAAGCACCCCTGGTCTGGGTGGCAGGGAACGTGGGTTGAAGTGAACAGCCCTGCGCCAGCTCCCATCGAGGTTCCTGCTGGCTTCGTCGTACTGAAAAAAAGGTGGATCGTCGAGCGGACCTTCGCTTGGCTGGGCAAATCGAGACGGTTGGCAAAGGATGACGAAGCACTGGTGGAAACTGCTGAAGCGGTGGTGTACGAGGTGATGATCCGGCTGATGCTTCGACGACTCGCCAGAGCATGA
- a CDS encoding plasmid pRiA4b ORF-3 family protein, producing the protein MPRTTKPKGAPTKAASSPTEVHQLKITLNGSKPSVWRRIQVPSTSTLGQLHAAIQLAFGWTNSHLHEFEIAQQRYTMDLADEFDDFGGIDEDTVTLTAVLPKGTRAKYLYDFGDSWQHTILVEDILPADPQATYPTCLTGKNACPPEDCGGFFGYAQMLEELQDPDHPEHETWLEWLGGDFDPKAFSVDEANARLAQLAKLRKGRRAASRQ; encoded by the coding sequence ATGCCACGCACCACCAAACCCAAAGGCGCACCAACCAAAGCGGCCAGTTCCCCAACTGAGGTGCATCAACTCAAAATCACCCTCAACGGCAGCAAACCCTCTGTCTGGCGTCGCATCCAGGTGCCCTCCACCTCCACCCTCGGGCAACTTCACGCCGCCATCCAGCTCGCCTTCGGCTGGACCAACTCCCACCTCCATGAATTCGAAATCGCCCAGCAGCGCTACACCATGGACCTGGCGGACGAATTCGACGACTTTGGCGGCATCGACGAAGATACCGTCACCCTTACCGCCGTGCTGCCCAAAGGCACCCGTGCCAAGTACCTGTATGACTTCGGGGATTCCTGGCAGCACACCATCCTCGTCGAAGACATCCTCCCCGCCGACCCGCAAGCCACCTACCCCACCTGTCTCACCGGCAAGAACGCCTGCCCACCCGAAGACTGCGGTGGGTTCTTCGGCTACGCGCAGATGCTTGAAGAGCTCCAGGATCCCGATCATCCGGAACATGAAACCTGGCTGGAATGGCTCGGCGGAGACTTCGACCCCAAAGCCTTTTCGGTCGACGAAGCCAATGCACGCCTGGCGCAGCTGGCCAAGCTACGCAAGGGACGCCGGGCAGCGTCACGCCAGTAA
- a CDS encoding helix-turn-helix domain-containing protein: MSDSLLPLESFACPAPHCEQHGQRGQGNLRVRKLYGDEQRRLLKCRSCGTEFSERKGTPLWNTRAPEDQLVSAVEHLSAGNALKTTAKLTKLHRSTVRRLAILTGVHAQGLHDQQAKNSSSARCRPMSATASLNAKASGSGKQR; encoded by the coding sequence ATGTCGGATTCGCTCCTTCCCCTGGAAAGCTTTGCCTGCCCTGCACCGCACTGTGAACAACACGGCCAACGCGGTCAGGGCAACCTCCGCGTCCGCAAACTCTACGGTGATGAGCAGCGCCGGCTGCTGAAGTGCCGCTCTTGTGGTACCGAGTTCAGCGAACGAAAAGGCACCCCCCTCTGGAACACCCGCGCTCCAGAAGACCAGCTGGTGAGTGCCGTGGAGCACCTGAGCGCCGGGAACGCCTTGAAGACCACCGCCAAACTGACCAAACTGCATCGCTCCACTGTCCGTCGTCTCGCCATCCTCACTGGTGTCCACGCTCAAGGACTTCATGACCAGCAGGCCAAGAACTCCAGCTCAGCGCGTTGCAGGCCGATGAGCGCTACGGCTTCGTTGAACGCAAAGGCCAGCGGCTCTGGGAAGCAACGGTGA
- a CDS encoding UvrD-helicase domain-containing protein yields MLNLQVALPGWGERAAFLSAAQTPVEQRKVLDSVWEGRVDLLYVSPERLRNPGVLRLLRHRRPALWVLDEAHTFSQWGMDFRPDFLRLARAIREIHEGDEAPLLGLVTATATHRVAADLEGKLVTVLGDVLKRPMRRIPQDIEFQWRAEIHTEVERLPRTERLAAIRQRLQATRGEGVAIVYVQSRKLAESYAEQLEKAGFRAAAFHARVLSGTKQLVLQAFKEGELEVVVATSAFGMGIDRAGIHSVYHAGPPSTPESYLQEIGRVARKTGERGRAVLFWDEQDFQFAFDFERQNRVGNEKNLKDVWHLVRNRLKEAPPARWVSSFEFAHALSQDDPEDLVTQARVALYALEAFDLVREGEKQPARLHLRVLQSDEPPGVEGAPLLAHLRKRGAKPGEELELDVRETALLASLRPSKVVTAARQLVKTGHAAWSYPVTLRARYGGRKALDVAAASLRAFLAHLAEHEDVDLSRIHLQAVEADLVRRNKTARLVTAFRAIAALGIARTRRDAFTGHLVPNEHAPLKEWTSEAEQRMRGLRALGDDVLAALNEQAEGGVVTLNAVELDARYGDALDGLNAIEGLLALAQLGVIDVARGDSEQGGVFYLERGGTPKYSRKAYEPLSAHYADRARRLHAMRHILLQPGEVERVRIIRDYFTLTLSEFCERHFQDPEAASMPQLPEYQHRILDELSDTQRRVVTDDESRAILVLAGPGSGKTRTVVHRVANLVVLRGVPADRVLVLAYNRTAAAEVRERLAALIGPLGVHVDVLTFHGLARKLTGLTDGDAVDTTGRKLTGDAAHAWLLEQAITHLDETPAPYQYVLVDEYQDVDDLKYRLVTRLARFNAASGDTAEGEDDREQPGYLVAVGDDDQNLYGFQGADISFIRRFQSDYAITDENVVLLVDNYRSRPHLVETANAFMASSLSIEQRLKNADQQVRSVRTDMLGEVFFGRYTRRYHAALAVAQEARRLVDTGTPPHEIAVLARQWTHLEEVQHTLREVGLACQHYEVDDQLRPARSLVGQRVLQELLRTPDALSEHVPTTLETVRTLLGLSGEDASWPALLAAVHDQWNLTFESIALRLESARPLARGGVVLSTYHTAKGSEFTAVFVLDEREFEVTDDDTRALYVALTRAKEQLYLLRNVHACHPTFKATTFMLRLQQLGVKPLLIPTNAPLPEVIEYQLRATPGDLYLSAPVLLSQEGRDAVEHYARRWGELSLSDLRVRTAGGCVAQFVRPRSDRQNKLFTQLQRLLQGGARIQLHGQTVMHVPRDDEWYARAGYSGPETHHHVVVPSIRVRRNLG; encoded by the coding sequence GTGCTGAACTTGCAGGTGGCGTTACCCGGCTGGGGCGAGCGGGCCGCGTTCCTCAGCGCCGCGCAGACACCCGTGGAGCAACGAAAGGTCCTGGACAGCGTCTGGGAAGGCCGTGTGGATCTCCTGTACGTCAGCCCTGAACGCCTCCGCAACCCGGGCGTCTTACGCCTCCTTCGGCACCGCCGCCCTGCTCTGTGGGTGCTGGACGAGGCGCATACCTTCTCTCAGTGGGGCATGGACTTCCGACCGGACTTCCTGCGTCTCGCGCGTGCTATCCGTGAAATTCACGAAGGTGACGAGGCACCCCTACTCGGCCTCGTCACCGCAACCGCCACACACCGCGTTGCCGCAGACCTCGAGGGGAAGCTCGTTACGGTCCTGGGGGATGTTTTAAAGCGCCCCATGCGGCGCATCCCGCAGGACATTGAGTTTCAGTGGCGCGCTGAGATTCACACGGAAGTCGAGCGGCTCCCCAGAACGGAGCGCCTCGCGGCGATTCGGCAACGCCTGCAAGCCACTCGGGGGGAAGGCGTCGCAATCGTCTACGTGCAGAGCCGCAAACTCGCAGAGTCCTACGCGGAGCAGCTCGAGAAGGCCGGCTTCCGCGCCGCGGCATTCCATGCACGTGTCCTAAGTGGAACGAAGCAGCTGGTCCTGCAAGCCTTCAAGGAAGGAGAACTTGAGGTGGTCGTCGCGACCAGCGCGTTTGGGATGGGCATCGACCGTGCTGGGATTCACAGCGTGTATCACGCGGGGCCACCCTCCACGCCCGAATCATACCTGCAAGAGATCGGACGTGTCGCCCGAAAGACGGGAGAGCGAGGCCGGGCCGTGCTGTTTTGGGACGAGCAGGACTTTCAGTTCGCCTTTGACTTCGAACGGCAAAACCGCGTCGGAAACGAAAAGAACCTCAAGGACGTTTGGCACCTCGTCCGCAACCGCCTCAAGGAAGCCCCACCCGCCCGTTGGGTGTCGAGCTTCGAGTTCGCGCATGCCCTCTCGCAAGACGACCCGGAGGACCTCGTCACACAAGCGCGCGTGGCCCTCTACGCCCTTGAAGCGTTCGACCTGGTCCGCGAAGGCGAAAAGCAACCTGCCCGGTTGCACCTGCGCGTCTTGCAGAGTGATGAGCCGCCCGGTGTGGAAGGTGCGCCTTTGCTCGCTCACCTGCGTAAGCGCGGCGCTAAGCCCGGCGAGGAACTCGAGTTGGACGTGCGCGAAACGGCCCTGTTGGCGAGTTTGCGGCCCAGCAAAGTTGTGACCGCCGCCCGGCAACTCGTGAAGACTGGGCACGCTGCCTGGAGTTACCCAGTCACGTTGCGAGCCCGTTATGGGGGCCGGAAGGCACTCGACGTGGCCGCGGCCAGCTTGCGGGCATTTCTTGCGCATCTGGCGGAACACGAGGATGTGGACCTCAGCCGCATCCACCTACAAGCGGTCGAAGCGGACCTTGTACGCCGCAATAAAACCGCGCGCCTGGTTACCGCCTTCCGCGCCATCGCCGCACTCGGCATCGCCCGCACCCGCCGTGACGCTTTTACCGGGCATCTCGTTCCGAATGAGCATGCACCGCTCAAAGAGTGGACTTCGGAAGCGGAGCAGCGCATGCGTGGTCTGCGCGCCCTTGGTGACGACGTCCTCGCCGCACTGAACGAGCAGGCTGAGGGAGGCGTCGTCACGTTGAACGCCGTAGAACTTGATGCGCGCTATGGGGACGCCCTCGACGGACTCAACGCCATTGAGGGCCTGCTCGCGCTCGCGCAGCTCGGCGTGATTGATGTCGCCCGCGGGGATAGCGAGCAGGGCGGGGTGTTCTACCTGGAGCGCGGAGGAACCCCCAAGTACTCCCGAAAAGCATACGAGCCACTCAGCGCACACTACGCGGACCGAGCACGGCGACTGCACGCCATGCGTCACATCCTCCTTCAACCTGGGGAGGTCGAACGCGTCCGCATCATTCGCGACTACTTCACCCTCACCTTGAGTGAGTTCTGCGAGCGGCACTTCCAAGACCCAGAAGCGGCCAGCATGCCGCAACTGCCTGAGTATCAGCACCGCATTCTCGACGAGCTCAGCGACACGCAACGTCGTGTTGTGACGGATGACGAGAGTCGCGCGATCCTGGTGCTGGCCGGCCCGGGCTCCGGGAAGACCCGCACGGTCGTGCACCGCGTCGCGAATCTCGTCGTGCTGCGCGGCGTCCCCGCCGACCGCGTGCTGGTCCTGGCGTACAACCGTACGGCCGCTGCGGAAGTCCGTGAGCGCCTCGCAGCGCTCATTGGCCCCCTCGGCGTGCACGTCGACGTCCTCACCTTCCACGGTCTCGCTCGCAAACTTACCGGCCTCACCGACGGGGACGCGGTCGACACCACAGGACGCAAACTGACCGGAGACGCGGCGCACGCGTGGCTGCTCGAGCAAGCCATCACACACCTCGATGAGACACCGGCTCCGTACCAGTACGTTCTTGTGGACGAGTACCAGGATGTCGACGACCTTAAGTACCGACTCGTGACGCGCCTCGCCCGCTTTAACGCCGCTTCAGGTGACACTGCAGAAGGTGAGGATGATCGAGAGCAACCCGGGTACCTCGTCGCCGTCGGAGATGACGACCAGAACCTGTATGGCTTCCAAGGGGCGGATATCTCGTTCATCCGCCGCTTCCAAAGCGACTACGCAATCACCGACGAGAATGTCGTACTGCTCGTTGACAATTACCGGTCTCGTCCGCATCTCGTTGAGACCGCCAATGCCTTTATGGCCTCCAGTCTTTCGATTGAACAGCGCCTCAAGAACGCCGATCAGCAGGTGCGTAGCGTCCGCACCGACATGCTGGGGGAGGTGTTCTTCGGGCGGTACACGCGCCGATACCACGCGGCTCTCGCCGTCGCGCAGGAAGCGCGCCGCCTTGTGGATACGGGCACGCCCCCCCACGAGATCGCGGTGTTGGCCCGGCAGTGGACGCATTTGGAGGAAGTGCAGCACACCCTACGCGAGGTGGGCCTCGCCTGCCAGCACTACGAAGTGGATGATCAACTGCGCCCCGCGCGCAGCCTGGTCGGGCAACGCGTCCTACAGGAGCTCCTGCGGACCCCCGACGCATTGAGCGAGCATGTCCCCACCACCCTCGAAACCGTTCGCACCCTACTGGGGCTCAGTGGGGAGGATGCCAGTTGGCCCGCCTTGCTCGCGGCCGTGCATGACCAGTGGAACCTGACATTCGAATCCATAGCGTTACGGCTCGAGAGCGCTCGCCCACTCGCCCGCGGCGGCGTGGTGCTCAGCACGTACCATACTGCGAAAGGCAGTGAGTTCACGGCGGTGTTCGTCTTGGACGAACGCGAATTCGAAGTGACCGACGATGACACCCGCGCGCTGTACGTCGCCCTAACCCGCGCGAAGGAGCAGCTGTACCTGCTCCGCAACGTGCATGCATGCCACCCCACCTTTAAAGCCACAACGTTCATGCTCCGCCTGCAGCAGCTTGGCGTAAAGCCCTTGCTCATCCCAACCAACGCACCCCTGCCTGAAGTGATCGAGTACCAACTGCGCGCCACACCTGGCGACTTGTACCTCAGTGCGCCGGTACTCCTTTCCCAGGAGGGGCGTGACGCAGTGGAGCATTACGCACGCAGATGGGGGGAGTTGTCCCTCTCAGACTTGCGCGTGAGAACAGCGGGTGGGTGCGTTGCACAGTTCGTGCGTCCTCGTAGCGACCGCCAGAACAAGCTCTTCACGCAACTCCAACGTCTCCTGCAGGGAGGCGCGCGTATTCAATTGCATGGTCAGACGGTGATGCACGTTCCACGGGATGACGAGTGGTACGCGCGTGCTGGGTACAGCGGACCGGAAACGCATCACCACGTGGTCGTGCCCAGCATCCGGGTGCGTCGTAATTTAGGGTGA
- a CDS encoding helix-turn-helix domain-containing protein, whose product MTLEFWREYRTQAHLGDDWGVHETTVLRTVERVEAALLASGQFSLPRRSALTTETVYSAVLVDVSEVPCERPKKTADVVQRQEEAAHPEDSSDDRGPHRAHPVRRGRSWGDA is encoded by the coding sequence ATGACACTGGAATTCTGGCGGGAGTATCGCACTCAAGCTCACCTCGGCGACGACTGGGGCGTGCACGAGACCACGGTGCTGCGCACCGTCGAGCGTGTCGAAGCCGCCTTGCTGGCCAGCGGCCAGTTCTCCTTGCCGCGTCGCTCGGCGCTGACGACCGAGACGGTGTACAGCGCGGTCCTCGTCGACGTGTCCGAAGTGCCGTGCGAGCGACCCAAAAAAACAGCGGACGTGGTACAGCGGCAAGAAGAAGCGGCACACCCAGAAGATTCAAGTGATGATCGAGGCCCTCACCGGGCGCATCCTGTGCGTCGCGGTCGGTCGTGGGGCGACGCATGA
- a CDS encoding ISL3 family transposase codes for MNALLLPPTLSIDRSYQHHGGLLLHLHGTSTQVCCPACGQPSHHIHSHYTRAPDDAPLGEQRVKWLLHVRRFRCLNPNCARQTFAEPWPELLKPHAQRTTRLQAAQTSVALALGGEASARLLIQLRMPTSPDSLLRAIRAQPLPEFNTPRVLGVDDFSFRKGKTFGALLVDLEQHCVIDVLKDRSAETLATWLQAHPGVEIVSRDRSPEFARGIAAGAPNAKQIADRWHLLSNLGTAVEHWLSRHRRSLLVREENAPSLPLPNPNDGAEAQKATDNWYMRHQQSVFERRAERLAKYEHAVELYEQGFSYRSIARQVGLSRSTITVWLALGHFPERKKPLADLSAFVPYIVERWDTPDLQVNQLCNELEERGYQGSRTSVYIAVQWLKRGVLEYSGYAEPAVPESKLAGLYTPRQGMWMFVRDAPKLSESEARRLALLHENIPVSVGVYDLAQRFVELVHQQGEDHAQRFAAWLSDAKASVASELRRFAKGLAADYDAVLAAFTEPWSNGQTEGQVTRLKYLKRQMYGRAKFDLLRARVLLA; via the coding sequence ATGAACGCTCTACTCCTCCCCCCAACGCTGTCCATCGACCGCAGCTACCAGCATCACGGTGGCCTGCTCCTCCACCTACACGGCACCAGCACACAGGTCTGCTGTCCGGCCTGCGGGCAACCAAGCCATCACATTCATAGCCATTACACCCGCGCGCCAGACGACGCCCCTCTGGGCGAACAGCGCGTGAAGTGGCTCTTGCACGTTCGTCGATTCCGCTGCCTCAACCCAAACTGTGCCCGTCAGACCTTCGCTGAACCCTGGCCCGAACTCCTCAAACCTCACGCTCAACGCACCACCCGCCTCCAAGCTGCCCAAACATCCGTCGCGCTCGCGCTGGGCGGTGAAGCCTCCGCGCGACTGCTGATTCAACTTCGAATGCCGACCAGCCCAGACAGCCTCCTGCGCGCCATCCGAGCCCAGCCGCTCCCAGAATTCAACACCCCACGCGTGTTGGGTGTGGATGACTTCTCCTTCCGGAAAGGCAAGACCTTCGGTGCCTTGCTCGTCGACCTTGAACAACACTGCGTCATCGACGTGTTAAAAGACCGCTCCGCTGAAACGCTTGCCACCTGGTTGCAAGCCCATCCCGGCGTAGAAATCGTCAGTCGGGACCGCAGCCCTGAATTTGCCCGTGGCATTGCCGCTGGTGCACCCAACGCCAAGCAGATCGCTGATCGCTGGCATCTGCTCTCCAATCTCGGAACAGCCGTCGAACACTGGCTGTCCCGTCATCGCCGTTCATTGCTGGTTCGAGAAGAAAATGCACCAAGCTTGCCTCTTCCCAACCCAAATGACGGTGCTGAAGCCCAAAAAGCAACGGACAACTGGTACATGCGGCACCAGCAGTCAGTCTTCGAGCGCCGCGCAGAACGCCTTGCCAAATACGAACATGCTGTTGAACTGTATGAGCAGGGCTTCAGCTATCGTTCCATAGCTCGGCAGGTGGGCTTGAGCCGCTCGACCATCACGGTCTGGCTCGCGCTGGGCCACTTCCCGGAACGAAAGAAGCCTCTGGCGGATTTGAGTGCGTTCGTCCCTTACATCGTGGAGCGGTGGGACACGCCTGATTTGCAGGTGAATCAACTGTGCAACGAATTGGAAGAGCGTGGCTATCAGGGATCGCGCACATCGGTGTATATCGCGGTGCAGTGGTTGAAGCGTGGTGTGCTGGAGTACTCCGGTTACGCCGAACCTGCCGTTCCAGAGTCAAAACTCGCTGGGTTGTACACCCCACGGCAGGGCATGTGGATGTTCGTTCGCGATGCCCCCAAATTGAGTGAAAGCGAGGCTCGACGCCTGGCGTTACTGCACGAGAACATCCCGGTCTCAGTGGGGGTGTACGACCTGGCGCAGCGTTTCGTGGAACTGGTCCATCAGCAAGGCGAGGATCATGCGCAACGATTCGCGGCCTGGCTCAGCGACGCGAAAGCGAGCGTAGCTTCCGAACTGCGACGCTTCGCCAAAGGACTGGCGGCTGATTATGACGCTGTGCTCGCCGCATTCACGGAGCCGTGGAGTAACGGACAGACCGAAGGGCAGGTGACACGGCTGAAGTACTTGAAGCGCCAGATGTACGGACGCGCCAAGTTCGATCTGCTGCGAGCGCGAGTATTACTGGCGTGA
- a CDS encoding DUF6884 domain-containing protein: MTKEPPNWVVLKECAEELTHRGLTPFTRQQLITAVQSRFPDRSESSLNPMIQGMTINLKGGAPGGIGKEVFRSVGRGVFELRPQSARPHGAPDVSTTAREPARKQYSVVPSAPTPTNDLRPLILVSCVKSKRNQPAIAEDLYTSAWFVKAKRFAKAHGEQWFILSAKYGLVEPECVLEPYELTLNELRIAERREWAERVMQALRPRLVPGRHVILLAGSRYREFLMQHIEQHGCHVEAPLASIAGLGPQQN, from the coding sequence ATGACCAAGGAGCCCCCGAACTGGGTCGTTCTGAAGGAATGCGCGGAAGAACTCACGCACCGTGGGCTGACTCCCTTCACTCGGCAACAGCTCATCACGGCCGTCCAGTCGCGCTTTCCAGATCGGAGCGAGAGTTCCCTCAACCCCATGATTCAAGGCATGACGATCAACCTGAAAGGTGGAGCGCCAGGCGGCATTGGTAAAGAAGTGTTCCGCTCTGTCGGGCGTGGGGTATTCGAATTACGCCCTCAATCCGCACGACCACACGGTGCCCCCGACGTCTCGACGACCGCCAGAGAACCCGCACGAAAGCAGTATTCCGTCGTTCCCAGCGCACCCACGCCCACAAACGACCTGCGTCCACTGATCTTGGTTTCATGCGTCAAAAGCAAACGCAACCAGCCTGCCATCGCTGAGGATTTGTACACCTCGGCCTGGTTCGTCAAAGCGAAACGCTTCGCGAAAGCCCACGGTGAGCAGTGGTTCATTCTGTCTGCCAAATATGGGCTGGTCGAACCAGAATGCGTGCTCGAACCCTACGAACTGACCCTCAACGAATTACGCATCGCGGAACGCCGCGAATGGGCAGAACGTGTCATGCAAGCATTGCGCCCCCGCTTGGTGCCGGGACGACACGTCATCCTGCTGGCTGGAAGTCGGTATCGAGAGTTTCTGATGCAGCATATCGAGCAACACGGCTGTCACGTCGAGGCTCCTCTGGCCAGCATCGCTGGTTTGGGACCACAGCAGAACTGA
- a CDS encoding transposase — protein sequence MPRQSVTHSAEFKQEAVRLVLSSGKSCAEVARDLGIADYLLVRWKRQHEAREASGKPSFTGRGVPARSAQELRIAQLERELEIARQERDVLKKAVAYLGQNGRP from the coding sequence ATGCCAAGACAAAGTGTCACTCACAGCGCGGAGTTCAAGCAGGAAGCCGTCCGGCTGGTCCTCAGCAGCGGGAAGAGCTGCGCTGAGGTCGCCCGCGACCTGGGAATCGCCGATTACCTGCTGGTCCGTTGGAAGCGACAGCACGAGGCGCGCGAAGCGTCAGGGAAACCCAGCTTCACCGGCCGGGGCGTTCCAGCCCGCTCCGCGCAGGAACTCCGCATCGCCCAGCTCGAACGTGAGCTTGAGATTGCGCGGCAGGAACGTGATGTCCTGAAAAAAGCCGTGGCCTATCTTGGGCAGAACGGACGCCCATGA
- a CDS encoding sensor histidine kinase: protein MRDAWEDLRPDWEDRAVTWCVRDLPSVQGDAELLRQVLANLLGNALKYTSRNEVAQVEVGAEVQGDEVVVFVRDNGSGFDPRFGDKLFAPFSRLHRLEEFEGAGLGLANVKRIVTRHGGRVWAEGKPNEGATFWFSLPREFGSRPFAAQTQ from the coding sequence GTGCGCGACGCGTGGGAGGATCTGCGGCCTGACTGGGAGGACCGCGCGGTAACGTGGTGCGTGCGAGACCTGCCGTCCGTACAGGGGGACGCGGAGTTGTTGCGGCAGGTGCTGGCGAACCTGCTGGGCAACGCGCTGAAATACACCAGCCGGAACGAGGTGGCGCAGGTTGAGGTGGGCGCCGAGGTGCAGGGGGACGAGGTGGTCGTGTTCGTACGGGACAACGGGTCAGGGTTCGACCCGCGCTTCGGGGACAAGCTGTTCGCGCCCTTTTCACGGCTGCATCGCCTGGAGGAATTCGAAGGGGCAGGGTTGGGCCTGGCCAACGTGAAGCGCATCGTGACGCGGCATGGGGGGCGAGTGTGGGCGGAAGGCAAGCCGAACGAAGGTGCGACGTTCTGGTTCAGCCTGCCAAGGGAGTTCGGTAGCCGACCTTTCGCTGCCCAGACCCAGTGA